A genome region from Manihot esculenta cultivar AM560-2 chromosome 5, M.esculenta_v8, whole genome shotgun sequence includes the following:
- the LOC122723630 gene encoding uncharacterized protein LOC122723630 — translation MKIVNMNRYCLLIVFLQAVITHLSVIDGLKSEKLCSQCSTCDSNQCPASDAYPHMTAFDDTLIAGALQSDYVDANDRGVYSVPNVKGGTSAKYNAYFGWESTSGSASGYHRFRNYMDRCSGGQSYLTVDKHGEVRLRSLESLKSLAEADWKSINPPNKLNHRGFRFWVSHSTGKCLTVLGGKKDKKTVGVAKCKFDGSNAFQLFAFRFHYHKAFCCCRVQNE, via the exons ATGAAGATTGTAAATATGAACAGATACTGTTTGCTAATCGTCTTCCTCCAGGCAGTGATCACTCATCTCTCTGTAATAGATGGTCTGAAAAGTGAGAAACTTTGCAGCCAGTGCTCCACCTGTGACTCCAATCAGTGCCCTGCAAGTGATGCTTATCCCCATATGACTGCATTTGATGATACTCTAATTGCTGGTGCTTTGCAATCTGATTATGTTGATGCAAATGATAGAGGAGTTTACTCAGTGCCAAATGTAAAGGGTGGCACTTCTGCAAAATATAATGCTTACTTTGGCTGGGAGTCTACTTCTGGTTCAGCTTCTGGCTACCACAG GTTTAGGAACTACATGGACAGATGCTCAGGTGGACAAAGCTACCTTACCGTGGACAAACACGGAGAGGTGAGGCTTCGATCGCTGGAGTCGTTGAAAAGCTTAGCAGAGGCTGACTGGAAATCCATCAATCCACCAAACAAGTTAAACCACAGAGGATTCCGGTTCTGGGTATCTCATAGCACAGGAAAATGCCTGACAGTTTTGGGAGGGAAGAAGGATAAGAAAACTGTTGGAGTGGCTAAGTGCAAGTTTGATGGCTCCAACGCTTTCCAGCTCTTCGCCTTCCGCTTCCATTATCACAAAGCTTTCTGCTGTTGCAGAGTCCAAAATGAGTGA
- the LOC110614506 gene encoding thioredoxin-like fold domain-containing protein MRL7L, chloroplastic yields the protein MALQHALRFQDLFSLVKEYKFGVFPSAAGISFHSEAKRSSIEVSSCCFSPSNLLRVPCQRGEFRSWGVRATRTEETLRSDDGKKKQWEESSDTDGEDDDSSTRKGQVHDPYLMDPEERREWRRKIEEVISKYPDVEEQLDDDEKKIKMQKLLDDYPLVVEEDDPDWPEDADGWGFNLGQFFNKITIKNVKKDVDDENYNSENEIVWQDDNYICPIKDITAAEWEETVFKDISPLIILVHNRYKRPKENAKIRDELEKAVHIIWNCRLPSPRCVAIDAVVETDLVSALKVSIFPEVIFTKAGRILYREKATRTADEFSKIMAYFYYGAGKPPCLNGIEDSKELIPSFSVADKNTKIIDVQPLQ from the exons ATGGCACTGCAACACGCATTAAGGTTTCAGGATTTATTTTCGCTTGTTAAAGAGTACAAATTCGGAGTTTTTCCTTCAGCTGCTGGTATTAGTTTTCATTCTGAAGCAAAAAGAAGCAGCATTGAGGTTTCTTCCTGTTGTTTTAGTCCATCAAATTTGTTGAGGGTTCCTTGTCAG CGTGGTGAATTCAGAAGTTGGGGAGTAAGAGCTACACGAACAGAGGAAACACTCAGGTCAGATGATGGAAAGAAAAAACAATGGGAAGAATCTAGTGACACTGATGGAGAAGATGATGATTCTTCTACAAGAAAAGGTCAGGTGCATGACCCATATCTTATGGATCCTGAAGAGAGACGGGAATGGAGAAGGAAGATTGAAGAAGTAATCAGCAAGTATCCTGATGTTGAGGAACAGCTTGACGATGATGAAAAGAAGATAAAGATGCAGAAGCTTCTGGATGATTACCCCCTTGTTGTGGAGGAGGACGATCCTGATTGGCCTGAAGATGCTGATGGTTGGGGATTCAACTTGGGTCAGTTCTTCAACAAAATAACTATCAAGAATGTGAAGAAGGATGTTGATGATGAGAACTACAATAGTGAAAATGAGATAGTTTGGCAAGACGATAATTACATTTGTCCAATCAAAGACATCACTGCTGCAGAATGGGAGGAGACAGTGTTCAAAGACATAAGTCCTTTGATCATACTTGTGCATAATCGTTATAAAAG ACCAAAGGAAAATGCAAAGATTCGAGATGAACTGGAGAAGGCTGTGCATATCATATGGAACTGCAGGCTACCTTCACCAAGA TGTGTTGCAATTGATGCTGTTGTTGAGACTGATTTGGTCTCCGCTCTAAAAGTTTCCATCTTCCCAGAAGTTATTTTCACTAAAGCCGGAAGGATCTTGTATCGTGAGAAAG CAACACGAACTGCAGATGAGTTTTCAAAAATAATGGCGTACTTCTATTATGGAGCCGGCAAGCCACCTTGTTTGAATGGCATTGAAGATAGCAAGGAATTGATCCCATCTTTTTCCGTAGCAGATAAGAATACTAAAATTATTGATGTACAGCCACTTCAATAG